The sequence ATATCAGCGGTGAAACCGCCGGGGAAGTCGGGAAAACAAACCGCATCGTTCCCCGCAGCGGGATGCCGATCCGCCAGGATGTGCCGGGGCTGGTGGCGACGATCCTGAAACCCCTGCTGGAGAAACGCCGTCTGGCCAAAGCTTTGCGCAAAACGCTCGCTCCGGATGATCCGCGCCGGGAGTTGCTGCAAGGCACCATCGATGGCCTGAAGTGGCTGGGATATGTCTCCTTTGGCTACCAGGGCCATGCGCACAACTTATATGGACGCATTCTGGCGCATGAAGCCATCTGTGCCATCGGGCGCGAGATGCTGGTGCGGGCCATCGAAGCGGCGCATGATTACGGTTTCGAAGTGCTGGCGGCCAATACTGATTCGGTCTTCGTCCACAAGGCGGGCGCCACCAGCCCTGAAGATTTCCAGGCGCTGATGGGCGAGATCGACCAGCGCACCGGCCTGTGCATCGAGTTGGAGGGCATCTTTCAGTGGCTGGCTTTTCTACCCTCGAAACTCAACCCGCGCATCGGCGCTTCCAACCGCTATTTCGGCAAGTTCTATGACGGTTCACTAAAAGTGCGCGGCATGGCCCAGCGCCGGGCAGACACCCCGGCCTGGATCACAAACGCTGAGCGGGCGATCATGGCGGAGTTGGCCAGTGACCCCCATACGCATCCGTTGCAGGAGCACATCCCCGCCGCATTGGCGATCGTCTATCAGGCGGTGGCCGATTTGTATGGGGAACGCGTTCCGTTGGAAGAGCTGGTCACACGCAAGCGGCTCGCGCGCGAACCCGAGGAATACACCGGCCAATCGGAGCCCGCCAAAGCTGCGCTGCAGTTGCGCGCTGCCGGGATCGATGTGCGCGTCGGCCAGCGCATTCCGATGATCTATATTAAAGGAAGGAAGCCCGGTGTTTCAGCCTGGGGATTGCCCGAACGCCCGCAATGGCAGCAGGTCGACAAAGCCCGTTATCGCGACTTACTGATCCGCTCCGTCTTCCAGGTGCTGCAGCCGTTGGGGATGAATGAAGGCGATCTCGCCAGCCTGGTGATCGGCGGTGGGCGTCAGCTCGCGCTCTGGCCGGAAGAAGAAACATGGGAAGGGGAAGCAGACGATGACGACTCCCTCACCGACGAACTCTTTGGAGACACCACACATATTGGGAGAATGGAATGACCACCAAAGACAAGAACACAGAAATCTCAGCCATTGAGCGCCAGCGCATCGATGATTTCAATCGTGAACTGGCCCTGGCGCTGAAACGCATCTTCCGTGAAGAACCCATTCTGGAAGCTGTCCAACGGCTTGGCTCGATCCAGGCAAATTCGATTTCAGACCAAAGGAAAAATACACCCCATGACAAATCGCACAGATGACTTTCCCTGGCAGCCTCACACGCCCGAAGATATTCGTACCTTGGTGCTGGCACTGCAAACAGAAGCCGAATCGAATCCTGAGCTGGCGTTCCGGCATCCTGTCAAAGCCGCCATCTATACCCGCAAATCGCGCATCATGCCAGGGCAGCAGGATTATTCGATGGAATTCCAGGCCGATGACGCTGAGGCCTATGCCGAGCGTCAGAACTGGATTATTCATGATATTTTCGCTGACCCCCACAAAACCGGACGCAACAGCAAACGCAAAGAACTTCGCCGTCTCAAGCAGGAAATCATTGCCGGAAATATTGATGTCGTTGTGATCCACCGGATTGACCGCTTATATCGCAATCTGACCGGCCTGCTCGGATTCATTCAACTACTGATCGAGCATGACGTCCGCCTGGTGTCCGTTACGGAGCAAATTGATACCAGTACACCCTGGGGGATGCTGGTGCTGCAAGTCCTGGGTGCGCTGGCCGAAATGCTCGTTCGCCAAACCAGCGACCGCGTCCGCCGGATGAAAACAGCACGCGCCGAGAAGGGATTGCTCAACGGACGGCTGCCGCTGGGGTATTGCAAAGGGAATTGCTCGGCGTGTACCCACCCAAATGGCGAAGGCTACTGTCCCAGCTTTGGTACAACTGACCTTGGCGATGGCAGAGTACCGGTCCGGCATCCCATTGATCAATATGTCATTCAGTTGATCCACCATCTCTATGCCGAGGATATGGGCTTCAAGGAAATTGCAGACTATATCAACGCAAATAGGTTTGACCTGCCGAATGGAGAAATAGTCCAATTTCGAACGCAGGGTACGCCAGGACACAAGCCGCCTGGGTCGTTCAGTCGCGACAGCATCCGGCGCATCATCACCAATCCCAGTTATGTCGGACTTTCCGCCCAGTATGAACGCCCGCCATTGGATATGAGCGTGTAGCAGGGAATTGCTGTGCATCCAAGGAGTCTGTATGAGTCAATCCATCAACAAGCGTATCCCGATTGCCCTTCATGATGGTCAGCATACTGCCATTATCTCCGACGAGCTTTTCCTGCAGAACCAGGAACGCAGAAAGGCACGACGTTCCAATCCTGGAACCGCCACGCGCAAACGTCGTATTTACCCCTTGAAAGGGGTTGCCAAGTGCTGGGAGTGCTGGGAAAGGTTGACGGAAATCGTGGGATTGCGTGGTTCTACTGGTGGGCGTAATCATTACGCTTTTTACCGCTGCGGCGCCTATCATGATCGCAGCATGAAACGTAAGCGGAAGACCGTTTCTGCCGCCCAGGCTGCTCTGGATCGAGCTGGGCTTCATATCCATCAGAATCTCGATTTGCAGGCCTGGGCAGCTTGCCATCATAACCTGCAAGAAGATGTACTCATGCCCAAAGTGGAGGCCCTGATCGCCCAAATGGTGATTCCGCCAGATTGGCATCGGGGTATCCTGACCAATATCCAGCACCCCGATGGTATTTTGCACTTCGAAGCAAAGGTGCGAGCCTTCCAAAAGCAGCAAAGCGACCTCAAACGTCTCTATCAGATGGGAGAAATTGATCTTGCCCAACTGCAAATCGAAGGCGCCAGGCTGCAGGGGTGCATCGACGGATTTTGGCAGACGACACTGATTGAAACCAGGCCCTACGAAGAATGGCTGACAGATTTTCAGATTTTGTGGCAGCGCTTGGAACCGTATGAAATCAACAACCTGCTCAATCTCATGTTTGGCGGCTTGTTTTTCGATGGACAGGGACGCCTGCGCTGGATATTGGCGCACTCGCCATTTGACCGGCTTTTGGGGCTACCCGAAGGCGGCATGATAATGGATGTGGATGCGGCGGAATTTGAACAACTCAAGGTTTAGCACGATCGCGCGGGCGTTACCAATCTTTTGGAATTTCTGAACTTGGCATCAGCACCGCGCTGGTCAACGGCAAGCCTGCCGGGATTTAGTCCTTCTACACGTGTGCGTTGTTCACGCGCAGGGTCAATCATCTGAATCCGATTCAGAGAAATGTTCGATCAGGTATTGGCTGGTTTTGTGCGGTTCATCGTGCAGCACCCAGTGTGTCGCATTTTCAAAGGTGATCAAATGACAATTGGAGCAGCGCTCAACGCTGAGCAAGGCCATTTCATAGCTGAGATGCGGGTCTTGCTTGCCCCAAATGATTAGCGTTGGGATCTGGATTATTGGCGCATCAGCGGAGTGTCGCAGTTGGCGAAGTGAAGCCCGGTACCAGTTGATCATGCCTGTCATAGCGCCGGGTTGGTTCCAGGCTTCTCGATAACGGTTCCGTTCGGCTTCAGTGAAATCATCCGGCATCGCCAAAATCAGGCTTTGCCAGTTGTTGAGTCTGCTGAACCATTCGGGTAATCCAGGCAGTTGGAAGAAAAAAACATACCAGCTTTTCATCATCTGCGCTGGATGCGTGCGCAAATAATTGCCCATCACGGCTGGATAGGGCACGTTCGCAATCGCCAGTCGTTTGATCCGCTCCGGGTAGCGCATCGCCAGATTCCAACTGACCATTGCACCAAAATCGTGTCCCGCGAGTTGAAAGCGTTCATAACCCAATATGTCTGCCAGGCCGAGAATATCATCGACCAGGGTTTCCATCTGATAACTGGCAACCCCTTCGGGTTTGTCGCTTAAGTTGTACCCCCTCTGGTCGGGCACAATCACCCGGAAACCGTACTCTGCCAAAGACCCGATTTGATGTTCCCAGCCAAACCAGGCATCCGGGAATCCGTGTAGCAGGATTACAGGTTCCCCATTTTTCGGCCCCGCCAGCGCCGTGTGCAGGCGAACGCCATTGGTTGTGATGAATTCGAACTTCATCGCTATTTCATCATGCAAGTACTTGACTGGCTTCATCGAGAGCAGCCACTTCTTCGGACGTAAGCCGCCAGCCCATCGCTCCCAGGTTATCGGCGGCTTGTCTGGCATTTTTCGCTCCGGGGATGGGAACGGTTCCCTTGCAAATCGTCCAATTGAGGGCAACTTGTGCAGGTGTTTTTTCGCGGATTGTGCCGATTTCCTTCAGAAGGTCGATCAGCGGCTGGGCGCGATGCAATTTTTCGGGGGGATACATCCGTTTGCGAGGACCAGGAGGTGGGTTGTCAGGGCTATATTTGCCGGTCACCATCCCTTTCGCAAGCGGGCTGTAGGCGATGACAGTGATGTCATTTTTCAGGCAGTAATCGAGCAGGCCATTGTTCTCAATGCGCCGGTCAAACAGGCTGTACTCGACCTGATTGGAAGCCAGTGGCACACCCGCGGCTTGCAGGGTTTCATTGGCCAGCCTGGTTTTTTCGGTATTGAAGTTGGAAACGCCCACCGCGCGGGTCAGACCTGCATGTACCGCCTCGGCGAGGGCCGACACATACGCTGGCTTGCTCCACTGCCCAAAGGGCATGTGAATTTGGTACAGGTCAACCTGGTTGAGTTGCAGGCGCTCCAGGCTTTTTTTGAGCCTGCGCAGCAGTGCTTCTTTGCGCACCCGCCACGGAAATGGGAAAAATTTGGTTGCAACCAGCACTTCTTTGGTTGTTGTGGGTAAAAATTCGCCCAAAAACCGTTCTGACCGGCCCATGCCGTAAATTTCGGCAGTGTCAAACCAGTTTGTGCCGTTTGCAAGGCTGACATCAAAGGCTTCCCGGATATCGGCATCGCTATAGCTGCTGCCCCCATACCCCCACACCATCCGGTCGCCCCAGGCCCAGGCGCCCACACCTACGGTGGTGATCATGAGGTCGGTTTTTCCAAGCGGTACAAGGTCTTGATGCTTTTTCATTTTTCGATTTCCTTTTGTTAGGTATTTCTGTAATGCTGAGACACAAACGCCGCAATCTGGCTGACGGCCTGCTTTGTTTCTGGCAAAAATGAGAAAAGTTGAAACACATGGAACATCTCATCCCAAATCTCCAGGTGGACATCGACCCCAACGGCTCGAGCTTTTTCCGCAAG is a genomic window of Chloroflexota bacterium containing:
- a CDS encoding recombinase family protein, which encodes MTNRTDDFPWQPHTPEDIRTLVLALQTEAESNPELAFRHPVKAAIYTRKSRIMPGQQDYSMEFQADDAEAYAERQNWIIHDIFADPHKTGRNSKRKELRRLKQEIIAGNIDVVVIHRIDRLYRNLTGLLGFIQLLIEHDVRLVSVTEQIDTSTPWGMLVLQVLGALAEMLVRQTSDRVRRMKTARAEKGLLNGRLPLGYCKGNCSACTHPNGEGYCPSFGTTDLGDGRVPVRHPIDQYVIQLIHHLYAEDMGFKEIADYINANRFDLPNGEIVQFRTQGTPGHKPPGSFSRDSIRRIITNPSYVGLSAQYERPPLDMSV
- a CDS encoding alpha/beta hydrolase, whose translation is MKFEFITTNGVRLHTALAGPKNGEPVILLHGFPDAWFGWEHQIGSLAEYGFRVIVPDQRGYNLSDKPEGVASYQMETLVDDILGLADILGYERFQLAGHDFGAMVSWNLAMRYPERIKRLAIANVPYPAVMGNYLRTHPAQMMKSWYVFFFQLPGLPEWFSRLNNWQSLILAMPDDFTEAERNRYREAWNQPGAMTGMINWYRASLRQLRHSADAPIIQIPTLIIWGKQDPHLSYEMALLSVERCSNCHLITFENATHWVLHDEPHKTSQYLIEHFSESDSDD
- a CDS encoding aldo/keto reductase; this translates as MKKHQDLVPLGKTDLMITTVGVGAWAWGDRMVWGYGGSSYSDADIREAFDVSLANGTNWFDTAEIYGMGRSERFLGEFLPTTTKEVLVATKFFPFPWRVRKEALLRRLKKSLERLQLNQVDLYQIHMPFGQWSKPAYVSALAEAVHAGLTRAVGVSNFNTEKTRLANETLQAAGVPLASNQVEYSLFDRRIENNGLLDYCLKNDITVIAYSPLAKGMVTGKYSPDNPPPGPRKRMYPPEKLHRAQPLIDLLKEIGTIREKTPAQVALNWTICKGTVPIPGAKNARQAADNLGAMGWRLTSEEVAALDEASQVLA